In a single window of the Rhodoferax saidenbachensis genome:
- a CDS encoding IS30 family transposase produces MKLNQEYKQLDYKERQTIAVCLELGLSIRAVARVLGRAPSTVSREINRNSGAGAYSCRFAQQRFVRRRRHSRPPPKLVAGNALFASVHALLQLRWSPQQIASRLATLHPHEAHQRVSHETIYNVIYAQPRGELRRELIACLRLARTKRWPRSRGEDRRGQIADLLSIHVRPPQVEDRLFPGHWEGDLIKGAGNLSAVGTLVERSTRLLMLVKLPHPNPATAAHVLQAFTDKLNGIAKPMRQTLTYDRGREMAHHAQLTANTGVAVYFCDPHSPWQRGTNENTNGLVRQFLPKGTDLSGYSQEQLDGIADLMNGRPRKTLGWLTPLEVYGQWLAKLEHSPDSIQ; encoded by the coding sequence ATGAAACTGAACCAAGAGTACAAACAGCTCGATTACAAAGAGCGCCAGACCATTGCTGTATGCCTTGAGCTCGGATTGAGTATCCGGGCGGTAGCCCGAGTACTGGGTCGTGCCCCCTCCACGGTGAGTCGTGAGATCAACCGAAACAGCGGTGCTGGTGCCTATAGTTGCCGATTCGCACAACAGCGCTTTGTGCGCAGGCGTCGCCACAGCAGACCGCCCCCGAAGCTGGTGGCGGGCAATGCCCTCTTCGCCTCTGTGCACGCCTTATTGCAACTGCGTTGGTCACCCCAGCAAATTGCCTCTCGCCTAGCTACACTGCATCCGCATGAGGCGCACCAACGCGTCTCTCACGAAACCATCTACAACGTCATCTACGCCCAACCCCGGGGTGAGCTGCGCCGCGAGCTCATTGCCTGTTTGCGTCTGGCCCGCACCAAGCGCTGGCCCCGTTCACGTGGCGAAGACCGCCGCGGTCAGATCGCTGATCTCTTGAGCATCCATGTACGTCCCCCGCAGGTTGAGGATCGACTGTTCCCTGGTCACTGGGAAGGTGACTTGATCAAAGGAGCAGGCAACCTCAGTGCTGTGGGCACCCTGGTAGAGCGCAGCACCCGGCTCCTGATGTTGGTAAAGCTGCCGCATCCCAACCCAGCCACTGCAGCCCACGTGCTGCAAGCGTTTACGGACAAGCTCAACGGTATTGCCAAGCCTATGCGCCAAACACTGACTTATGACCGGGGGCGTGAGATGGCTCACCATGCGCAATTGACAGCCAACACCGGGGTTGCCGTGTATTTCTGTGATCCGCACAGTCCTTGGCAGCGTGGCACCAATGAGAACACCAACGGTTTGGTACGACAGTTCCTGCCAAAGGGGACAGACCTGTCGGGTTACAGCCAGGAGCAACTCGACGGGATTGCTGACTTGATGAATGGACGGCCTCGCAAGACGCTGGGCTGGTTGACTCCGCTGGAGGTGTACGGCCAGTGGCTGGCCAAGCTTGAGCACTCTCCTGACTCCATCCAATAA